One Podarcis muralis chromosome 1, rPodMur119.hap1.1, whole genome shotgun sequence genomic window carries:
- the RTN1 gene encoding reticulon-1 isoform X3, with product MQASADSTKMECLWSNWKGQAIDLLYWRDIKQTGIMFGSVLLLLFSLTQFSVVSVIAYLALAALSATISFRIYKSVLQAVQKTDEGHPFKSYLEMEMSLSQEQIQKYTDCLQSYVNSTVKELRRLFLVQDLVDSLKFAVLMWLLTYVGALFNGLTLLIMAVVSMFTLPVVYDKYQAQIDQYLGLVRTHINTVVAKIQAKIPGAKRKAE from the exons CTATTGACCTGTTATACTGGCGTGACATCAAGCAGACAGGCATCATGTTTGGGAGTGTCCTGCTGTTGCTCTTCTCCCTGACCCAGTTCAGCGTCGTCAGCGTGATTGCGTACCTGGCCCTAGCGGCTCTCTCCGCCACCATCAGCTTCAGAATCTACAAGTCAGTCCTACAGGCTGTGCAGAAAACCGATGAAGGCCACCCATTCAA AAGCTACTTGGAAATGGAAATGTCGCTCTCCCAGGAACAGATTCAGAAATACACAGATTGCCTCCAGTCGTACGTGAACAGCACAGTCAAAGAACTCAGGCGGCTTTTCCTGGTCCAGGACCTGGTGGATTCCTTAAAA TTTGCAGTACTAATGTGGCTATTGACTTACGTTGGAGCCCTCTTCAATGGCCTAACTCTTCTGATAATGG CTGTGGTCTCAATGTTTACTCTACCTGTCGTATACGACAAGTACCAG GCACAGATTGACCAATACTTGGGGCTTGTGAGGACCCACATAAATACCGTCGTGGCAAA GATCCAAGCAAAAATCCCAGGCGCAAAGAGGAAGGCTGAGtag